A single region of the Podospora pseudopauciseta strain CBS 411.78 chromosome 1, whole genome shotgun sequence genome encodes:
- the OCT1 gene encoding Mitochondrial intermediate peptidase (BUSCO:EOG09260JJW; MEROPS:MER0001156; COG:O; EggNog:ENOG503NU5K) produces the protein MLKSIQSQLLRSTRLRRPICSSCCLSHTQRRWLSVDALGPVSAFIHTPPKGYERHDDLLLRDIFDSSTHWKEFSAPPYINKPVGLFRNQYLRTPSGFLTFAQVSLKRARATVDKVLSTKTVEEYRGVVRQLDRLSDILCRVLDMCDFVRVTHPELLTQRSADQAWDLVYQYMNELNTMTGLYDQLIKAMSNPDVTSVWSEEEKAVAEVLRLDFTKSAVNLSQRHRERFVWLSSQISTVGSRFIQGMKPEYPEITVPSSKLMGMDPVEVRLATRFGQTTLETLGSKATLALRTVKDPEVRRALYHASRTASTRSVAMLEHMVKLRGELADLSGFESYGHLALRDRMMAKSPEAVDQFLRALAHSNGHKAKTELAELRMLKERETGKSEEVYPWDKDYYQEALRRSERAPTRSDDLSAYFSVGVVVQGLSRLFTQLYGIRFVPTQTLPGETWHPDVRRLDVVSDTDGVVAVLYCDLFYRPDKSPNPAHFTLRCSREISAEEVDEIWLESKHDPDAQSFPTPEQAANDGMMYSKRGKAVMQLPTIALVCDFPQAARDQPALLNFYELETLFHEMGHAIHSILARTSFQNVSGTRCATDLAELPSTLMEFFAADPAVLELFARHYQTNEPLPYKLVTQKLHQARRFEGLDTENQIIMAMLDQRLHSAEANRPGFDSTKIFHQIQRELSSMQPDPEDTRWQGFFGHLSGYGSTYYSYLFDKVLAQRVWDVVFSGGANGLALDRQNGERLKESLLKWGGGRDPWTCLSDVLKDERLADGGEKAMALADIHPSNPERESRESIKRKSQSMSSDSSPLTGQSISAAVSNGDSPVPNKKSRREHGQTNNGRSLLNSQSNRPEGNYKACKRCNSLFVQRHLEAADKTVPYHERTNLFCARCFMRLYICETRFEMTDLEARCGQFDDDANDGIHENWAIRVMIRSLSNKGHKIVKAATTPKTKELLEEQEWTRIISHLDRTLNWNAENDIDLELDWKEWRTNAHRWIGIATTKLLLTFFDQETRRDSDWKCGGYCSHCEHFPGQPLGHFPERVVWGNFPERGVLGPEQSSQHWTEDDKLSNLTWDEWLADYDKSKGYDQAMIDNLAALDSQP, from the exons ATGTTGAAATCGATACAGTCCCAACTTTTACGGTCAACCCGGCTGAGGCGACCAATATGTTCTAGCTGTTGTTTGTCCCACACGCAACGAAGATGGCTCTCGGTAGATGCTTTGGGCCCAGTGTCTGCCTTCATTCACACCCCGCCCAAGGGTTATGAACGGCATGACGACCTTTTGCTCCGCGATATTTTCGATTCGTCGACGCATTGGAAGGAGTTTTCGGCACCGCCGTACATAAACAAACCGGTCGGTCTGTTTAGGAATCAGTATCTGAGGACGCCTAGTGGGTTCCTCACCTTCGCCCAGGTGAGCTTGAAGAGAGCGCGGGCCACCGTTGACAAGGTGCTGTCGACAAAGACGGTGGAGGAATATCGAGGAGTTGTTCGCCAACTTGACAGGTTGAGCGATATCCTTTGTCGAGTTCTCGATATGTGCGATTTCGTCCGTGTGACACACCCAGAGCTTCTCACCCAGCGCAGCGCCGACCAAGCCTGGGATTTGGTATATCAGTACATGAACGAGCTCAACACCATGACTGGCTTATACGATCAGCTGATCAAGGCCATGTCGAACCCCGATGTTACGTCGGTGTGGtcagaagaggaaaaggctgttgctgaggtgttgaggttggatTTCACCAAGTCTGCCGTCAACCTGAGCCAAAGGCACCGGGAGCGTTTCGTGTGGTTGTCGTCGCAAATCAGCACAGTTGGGTCTCGGTTCATCCAGGGGATGAAGCCAGAGTACCCCGAGATTACTGTGCCGAGCAGCAAGCTTATGGGCATGGACCCGGTAGAGGTCAGATTGGCCACTCGGTTTGGCCAGACCACCTTGGAGACACTGGGTTCAAAAGCCACTTTGGCGTTGCGGACGGTCAAGGATCCTGAGGTCAGGCGTGCTCTCTATCACGCTTCTCGTACAGCATCTACCCGCTCGGTAGCTATGCTCGAGCATATGGTCAAGTTGAGAGGCGAGCTCGCCGATCTCTCAGGCTTTGAGAGTTATGGCCATCTGGCTCTTCGTGATCGCATGATGGCCAAAAGCCCAGAGGCGGTGGACCAATTTCTCCGTGCCCTGGCACATAGCAACGGGCACAAAGCCAAAACAGAATTGGCCGAGCTCAGAatgttgaaggagagggagacaGGCAAGTCTGAGGAGGTTTACCCTTGGGATAAGGACTACTACCAGGAGGCTCTTCGAAGATCAGAGAGGGCGCCGACGCGGTCGGATGACCTCTCCGCCTACTTTTCTGTCGGCGTCGTCGTGCAGGGCCTCTCCAGGCTTTTCACTCAACTGTACGGCATCAGATTTGTGCCAACGCAAACATTGCCGGGAGAGACATGGCATCCGGATGTGCGCCGCCTTGATGTCGTGTCTGATACAGATGGCGTGGTGGCTGTGTTATACTGTGATCTTTTCTACCGGCCAGACAAGTCGCCCAACCCAGCTCACTTTACGCTCCGCTGCTCACGCGAGATCTCGGcagaggaggtggacgagatCTGGCTTGAGAGCAAACACGATCCAGATGCTCAGTCTTTCCCGACCCCGGAGCAGGCGGCGAACGACGGGATGATGTATTCCAAGCGTGGAAAGGCCGTTATGCAGCTTCCCACCATCGCCCTCGTCTGCGACTTTCCCCAGGCCGCCAGGGACCAGCCTGCTCTCCTGAACTTTTACGAGTTGGAAACGCTCTTTCATGAGATGGGCCACGCCATACACTCGATCCTAGCTCGTACCTCGTTCCAGAATGTATCTGGCACCAGGTGCGCTACAGACCTGGCGGAGCTGCCATCGACATTGATGGAGTTCTTTGCCGCCGACCCGGCCGTGCTGGAGTTATTTGCTCGGCATTACCAGACGAACGAGCCACTTCCTTACAAGCTGGTAACTCAAAAGCTCCACCAGGCGCGGAGGTTCGAGGGTCTGGACACTGAAAACCAGATTATCATGGCAATGCTGGACCAAAGGCTTCACTCAGCTGAAGCTAATCGACCTGGGTTTGACTCTACCAAGATATTCCACCAGATTCAGAGAGAGCTCAGCAGCATGCAGCCTGATCCAGAGGACACGAGATGGCAGGGCTTTTTTGGGCATTTGTCTGGGTACGGAAGCACTTACTACAGCTATCTGTTCGACAAGGTGCTGGCCCAACGGGTTTGGGACGTGGTATTTTCCGGTGGCGCAAACGGCTTGGCGCTAGATAGACAAAACGGGGAGAGGCTTAAGGAGAGCCTCCTCAAGTGGGGCGGCGGTCGTGACCCATGGACATGCCTCTCTGATGTTTTGAAGGACGAGAGGCTGGCTGATGGCGGAGAGAAGGCCATGGCTTTG GCCGACATTCATCCCAGCAACCCGGAACGCGAGAGCCGAGAATCGATCAAGCGAAAGAGCCAGTCGATGAGTAGCGACTCGTCTCCTCTGACTGGTCAGTCGATTTCTGCTGCGGTCAGCAATGGTGACTCTCCAGTCCCCAACAAGAAGAGCAGGCGTGAGCATGGGCAGACGAACAATGGCCGGTCTCTTCTTAATAGCCAGTCGAACCGCCCAGAAGGGAACTACAAGGCATGCAAGCGCTGCAACTCTCTCTTTGTGCAACGGCACCTTGAGGCTGCCGACAAGACTGTCCCCTACCACGAGCGCACAAATCTGTTCTGCGCCCGCTGTTTCATGCGGCTCTATATCTGCGAAACAAGGTTCGAAATGACCGACCTCGAGGCCCGATGCGGACaatttgatgatgatgccaaCGATGGCATCCATGAAAATTGGGCAATCCGGGTTATGATTCGGTCGTTGTCCAATAAAGGTCACAAGATCGTCAAGGCGGCTACAACTCCCAAGACCAAAGAGTTGTTGGAAGAGCAAGAGTGGACAAGAATCATTTCCCATCTCGACAGAACCCTCAATTGGAATGCCGAGAATGATATAGATCTGGAGCTTGATTGGAAAGAGTGGAGGACCAACGCACATCGATGGATCGGTATTGCTACCACGAAGCTGCTGCTCACTTTCTTCGATCAGGAGACCCGGCGAGATTCGGATTGGAAATG CGGCGGTTATTGCTCGCATTGCGAGCACTTTCCAGGACAGCCTTTGGGGCATTTTCCTGAGAGGGTTGTCTGGGGCAATTTTCCCGAGAGGGGTGTCTTGGGTCCTGAGCAGTCTTCGCAGCACTGGACCGAGGACGATAAACTGTCGAACCTCACTTGGGACGAGTGGCTCGCCGATTATGATAAGTCGAAGGGGTATGATCAGGCCATGATAGACAATCTTGCCGCCCTGGATAGTCAACCCTAG
- a CDS encoding hypothetical protein (EggNog:ENOG503P24Y; COG:S), which produces MATRLLFQRRAAPLTAAVLVGSIAFSPSLAHAEAPNGRQFPRKPIYDDDLDDLLPTSKTLPAPPKPAATEPTTPSTSLITLPTTSEPAVIKKETPTDLLAQRIRSARLYLYHHSCILEDAVNSSLSRAFDLEQSFTSTISGLAPDRASGEKLMPGAIYVLVAGMAGSIVARNRNVLLRTATPLALGITAAWTVLPVTMTNVSELLWYYEKKVPAVAEAHLQVREGVEKGVYMAKVHAELAQRKIEEGVREVREGLEGWVRKGK; this is translated from the exons ATGGCCACCAGACTGCTGTTTCAACGG cgAGCCGCGCCATTGACGGCCGCCGTCCTCGTCGGCAGCATCgccttctctccctccctcgcccaTGCCGAAGCCCCCAACGGTCGTCAGTTT CCCAGAAAACCCATctacgacgacgacctcgacgacctcctccccacctccaaaaccctccccgctccccccaagccagcagcaaccgagccaacaacaccctccacctcccttatcaccctccccaccacctccgaaCCAGCCGTCATCAAAAAAGAAACCCCCaccgacctcctcgcccagcGAATCCGCTCCGCCCGCCTCTACCTCTACCACCACTCCTGCATCCTCGAAGATGCAgtcaactcctccctctcccgcgcCTTCGACCTCGAGCAATCTTTTACTTCCACCATCTCCGGCCTCGCCCCCGACCGTGCCTCAGGAGAAAAGCTCATGCCCGGAGCCATCTATGTCCTCGTAGCCGGAATGGCAGGCAGCATTGTCGCCCGCAACAGAAACGTCCTCCTCCGCACGGCAACACCCCTGGCGTTGGGCATCACCGCCGCTTGGACCGTCCTCCCCGTCACGATGACAAATGTCTCGGAGCTGCTGTGGTATTACGAGAAGAAGGTACCTGCGGTGGCGGAGGCGCATCTGCAGGttagggagggggtggagaagggTGTTTACATGGCAAAGGTGCATGCCGAGCTGGCGCAGaggaagattgaggagggggttaggGAGGttagggaggggttggaggggtgggttagGAAGGGGAAATAA
- the TPC1 gene encoding mitochondrial thiamine pyrophosphate transporter (COG:C; EggNog:ENOG503NZKI) encodes MSAKPGDRLKDEGTRLQVTAAGATAGVVSRFVIAPLDVVKIRLQLQTHSLSDPLSTRNLHGSPIYKGTLPTLLSIFRSEGLTGLWKGNLPAELLYLCYFAVQFTTYRQTTLLLHSTLGESTLPPSAESFISGAAAGATGTTATYPLDLLRTRFAAQGNDKIYKGFLPAIRQIHHQEGYKGFFRGLAPALGQIIPFMGTFFAVYETLRPKLSKLELPFSSGGALAGTIASVTAKTGTFPLDLVRKRIQVQGPTRGGYVHKNIPEYTHGTFGTMREIVAREGVRGLYRGLTVSLVKAAPASAVTMWTYERALRFYGSFGTGGNNVKGI; translated from the exons ATGTCAGCCAAACCAGGCGACCGCCTCAAAGATGAAGGCACCCGCCTCCAAgtcaccgccgccggcgccACAGCCGGTGTAGTCTCTCG CTTCGTCATAGCCCCCCTAGATGTAGTCAAAATCCGCCTCCAACTCCAaacccactccctctccgaccccctctccacccgcAACCTCCACGGCTCCCCTATCTACAAaggcaccctccccaccctcctctccataTTTCGGTCTGAAGGCCTCACCGGCCTCTGGAAAGGAAACCTCCCCGCCGAACTCCTGTACCTCTGCTACTTCGCCGTCCAGTTCACCACCTACCGCCAAaccactctcctcctccactccaCCCTCGGCGAGTctaccctccccccatcagcAGAATCCTTCATCTCCGGCGCGGCAGCCGGAGCAACAGGCACAACAGCCACTTaccccctcgacctcctACGAACCCGCTTCGCCGCCCAGGGCAATGACAAAATCTACAAGGGCTTCCTCCCCGCCATCAGACAGATCCATCACCAGGAGGGGTACAAAGGTTTCTTCCGGGGGTTAGCCCCCGCCCTGGGACAGATCATCCCCTTTATGGGGACGTTCTTCGCCGTGTACGAGACCCTCCGTCCCAAATTGTCAAAGCTGGAGCTTCCCTTCAGTTCAGGCGGGGCATTGGCAGGGACGATAGCTTCTGTTACTGCCAAAACAGGGACGTTTCCGTTGGATTTGGTGAGAAAGAGAATACAGGTGCAGGGCCCGACGAGGGGGGGGTATGTGCATAAGAATATACCAGAGTATACCCACGGGACATTTGGTACGATGAGGGAGATTGTAGcgcgggagggggtgagggggttgtatAGGGGGTTGACGGTGAGCTTGGTCAAGGCTGCGCCGGCGAGCGCGGTGACCATGTGGACTTATGAGCGGGCGTTGAGGTTTTATGGAAGTTTTGGAACAGGGGGGAATAACGTCAAGGGGATTTGA